Proteins from a genomic interval of Chroococcidiopsis thermalis PCC 7203:
- the vapC gene encoding type II toxin-antitoxin system VapC family toxin has translation MLLIDTSVWVSVFRDKTGLVRQQLQSIISDRDVILTRFSQLELLQGCRDDREWRLLQNYLQTQDYVELDAESWQAAARIYFELRRQGLTVCSPINCCIAQLAIDHALTLIHDDRDFEVISSVRSLQQIRFQPK, from the coding sequence ATGCTGCTGATTGATACATCTGTTTGGGTAAGTGTATTTCGAGATAAAACAGGACTTGTACGCCAGCAACTTCAATCAATCATTAGCGATCGCGATGTGATTCTAACTCGTTTCAGCCAGTTAGAACTGTTACAAGGATGTCGAGACGATCGCGAGTGGAGACTACTACAAAACTATCTGCAAACCCAAGACTATGTTGAATTAGATGCTGAATCTTGGCAAGCTGCCGCACGTATATACTTTGAATTACGCAGACAAGGATTAACCGTGTGTAGTCCGATTAACTGCTGTATTGCTCAATTAGCTATAGACCATGCATTAACTCTAATTCATGACGATCGCGACTTTGAAGTTATTAGTAGCGTGCGATCGCTGCAACAAATCCGCTTTCAGCCAAAATAG
- a CDS encoding tyrosine-type recombinase/integrase: MKASKGSVVVESFKDRLRLRWRVSGKRYCLSLGLPDTQESRMLAELKARQIELDAISGNFDTTLAKYKPQSLAEKPVNDAQLLTCAELFQQFMEYKSQSLHPRSLDRYKTTLKYLHQFYYREDETRKLLAAQNAIAILQTHVEQFNAWLQSKNAERARKERLILLSACWSWGITKGFVEANPWKDLQKQVESAPKQPLKPFTQEEVKAILAAFKTHPQYKHYADFVEFLFLTGVRTTEAIALRWMHINSNMSSIWIGESMSRGVPQTNKVRSIPLNDRIRLLLQTRKPENYLLEDLIFPSPEGLPIDDRNFRNRAWVKMLELAGVEYRKPSNTRHTFICMCLSAGVNPAVVAQITGCDLQSLDRDYAEYIPSVSVLPDLYANG, encoded by the coding sequence ATGAAGGCAAGTAAAGGTTCGGTTGTTGTAGAAAGTTTTAAAGATAGGTTGAGACTGCGTTGGCGAGTTTCGGGAAAGCGGTATTGTTTATCTCTAGGATTGCCGGATACTCAAGAGAGTCGAATGTTGGCAGAGTTGAAGGCGCGTCAAATTGAGTTGGATGCGATTTCTGGTAATTTTGACACCACTCTGGCTAAATACAAACCCCAAAGCTTAGCTGAAAAACCAGTTAATGACGCGCAACTTCTTACTTGTGCCGAATTATTCCAACAGTTTATGGAGTATAAGTCTCAGTCTTTACATCCCAGAAGTTTAGATCGGTACAAGACAACTCTGAAATACCTGCACCAGTTTTACTATCGAGAGGATGAGACGCGGAAATTACTAGCCGCACAAAACGCGATCGCAATTCTACAAACTCATGTAGAACAATTCAATGCTTGGCTTCAGAGTAAGAACGCCGAACGCGCCAGGAAAGAAAGGCTGATTTTACTCAGTGCTTGTTGGAGTTGGGGAATAACGAAGGGTTTTGTGGAAGCGAACCCCTGGAAAGATTTACAAAAGCAGGTGGAGTCAGCACCCAAACAACCACTCAAACCATTTACACAAGAGGAAGTTAAGGCAATTCTCGCTGCTTTCAAAACTCACCCTCAATACAAACACTATGCCGATTTTGTCGAATTTTTATTTTTAACTGGGGTACGAACTACAGAGGCGATCGCTTTACGTTGGATGCATATTAACTCTAATATGTCAAGTATTTGGATTGGAGAATCTATGAGTCGGGGTGTCCCTCAGACAAATAAAGTTCGCTCTATTCCCTTAAATGACAGAATTAGATTATTGCTTCAAACTAGAAAACCCGAAAATTATTTACTAGAAGATCTTATCTTCCCGAGTCCTGAAGGATTGCCAATTGACGATCGCAATTTTCGCAACCGTGCTTGGGTGAAAATGTTGGAGTTGGCTGGTGTAGAATATCGCAAACCTTCTAATACAAGACACACGTTTATTTGTATGTGTTTGAGTGCGGGTGTAAATCCGGCTGTGGTGGCTCAAATTACTGGTTGCGATCTGCAATCTCTCGATCGCGATTATGCTGAGTATATTCCGTCTGTTTCTGTGCTTCCAGATTTGTACGCTAATGGGTAA
- a CDS encoding tyrosine-type recombinase/integrase gives MSQLSRLTAPKSSFNIQPQEDILGNLLANKRSENTRRAYAKDLKDFFVTMAGVEPDRNLIAEFLQLSRFNATALVLKYKAVLIDRNLSEATINRRLAAIKSLVNYARQIGMCDYSLDDIAGEKVKAYRDTSGVSLEAYRQVLDIVDRNSLKGKRDYAILRLLWDNALRRGELVKANVSDFDPDRRSLTIYGKGRGTQAETVSLSESTVAALQEWLCERGKAKRNEPLFIALDRASYGHRLTGTAIYKIVQAMAETAGLKKRLSPHRVRHSGITAALDATGGNVRMVQKLSRHARLDTLMVYDDNRQNHQAEVTGLLAALIEGES, from the coding sequence ATGAGCCAATTAAGTCGGCTGACAGCCCCTAAATCGAGTTTCAACATTCAACCCCAAGAAGATATTTTGGGAAATTTATTGGCAAATAAGCGCAGCGAAAATACTCGTCGCGCCTATGCTAAAGATTTAAAAGATTTCTTCGTCACGATGGCAGGAGTTGAACCAGATCGCAATTTGATTGCCGAATTCCTGCAACTTTCTCGATTCAACGCCACAGCCTTAGTACTTAAATATAAGGCAGTTCTGATCGATCGCAATTTATCGGAAGCAACAATTAACCGTCGATTAGCCGCAATAAAATCTTTAGTTAACTACGCACGTCAAATTGGGATGTGCGATTACAGTTTGGATGATATTGCAGGAGAGAAGGTAAAGGCTTATCGCGATACGAGTGGAGTGAGTTTAGAAGCGTATCGTCAGGTGTTAGATATTGTCGATCGCAACTCGCTTAAAGGCAAACGCGATTATGCGATATTACGATTGCTGTGGGATAATGCCTTGAGACGCGGAGAATTAGTTAAAGCGAATGTAAGTGACTTCGATCCAGATAGGCGATCGCTAACTATATATGGAAAAGGTCGAGGCACTCAAGCCGAGACAGTCAGTTTATCTGAGTCTACAGTAGCAGCATTACAAGAATGGTTGTGCGAACGCGGTAAAGCTAAGCGTAACGAACCATTATTTATTGCACTCGATCGCGCCAGTTACGGGCATCGTCTCACGGGTACTGCTATATATAAGATCGTACAGGCAATGGCAGAAACAGCAGGATTGAAAAAACGCCTCAGTCCCCACAGAGTTAGACACTCTGGAATTACAGCTGCATTGGATGCAACAGGTGGAAACGTTCGCATGGTACAGAAATTATCTCGTCATGCCAGGTTAGATACATTAATGGTTTACGACGACAATCGCCAAAATCACCAAGCCGAAGTCACTGGATTATTAGCAGCATTGATTGAAGGAGAATCGTAG
- a CDS encoding GNAT family N-acetyltransferase, whose protein sequence is MFEASRLKGYEKIFTFIHADNTAALTTYLNQGFQIVGTAKRHAKIDRIYLDEIIVERFL, encoded by the coding sequence ATGTTTGAGGCTTCACGCCTGAAGGGATATGAGAAAATATTCACATTCATTCATGCAGATAACACAGCAGCTTTAACGACATATCTCAACCAAGGTTTTCAGATTGTCGGTACGGCAAAAAGACATGCCAAGATCGATCGAATCTATCTAGACGAAATTATTGTCGAACGATTTTTGTAG
- a CDS encoding 2OG-Fe(II) oxygenase — MKYYHQQPACFPSNYLNDLWGEIQACPYFTTNNLNRDFVGTKGFSVVFQRAGIAEVEQKFPYFKPYINLALRSDCNAFYLNPLLLTAGSRVDPHIDRSLRSYCKTIEPPAVVSVLYVQLPPDMQGGELVLRCDKRQVGQIKPQVNTLLYFQGNLTHSVNPVQTPGKRLSLVCEQYSLSESELREIPKFTVESRVNQSSKRKK; from the coding sequence CTGAAATACTACCACCAACAACCAGCTTGCTTTCCCAGCAACTACCTCAACGACTTATGGGGAGAAATTCAAGCGTGTCCCTACTTTACTACCAACAATCTCAACCGTGACTTTGTAGGAACCAAAGGATTTTCTGTAGTATTTCAACGTGCTGGAATAGCAGAAGTAGAACAAAAATTTCCTTACTTCAAACCATATATCAATCTAGCCCTGCGATCGGATTGTAATGCCTTTTACCTCAATCCCTTACTCCTAACCGCAGGCTCCCGTGTCGATCCGCATATCGATCGCTCCTTACGTTCCTATTGTAAAACTATCGAACCACCCGCTGTTGTCAGCGTCCTCTACGTGCAACTACCACCAGATATGCAAGGGGGAGAATTAGTATTGCGCTGCGATAAACGTCAAGTCGGACAGATTAAACCACAAGTCAATACCTTACTTTACTTTCAAGGCAATTTAACCCATTCCGTCAATCCCGTACAAACCCCAGGAAAGCGCCTCAGCTTAGTTTGCGAACAGTATAGTTTGAGCGAGTCTGAACTGCGGGAAATCCCAAAGTTTACTGTCGAGTCAAGAGTGAATCAGTCTTCAAAGAGAAAAAAGTAG
- a CDS encoding heavy-metal-associated domain-containing protein, with protein MSLQLKVPSIVCDGCAETITKAVKSVDADAQVDVDVSAKTVKVEGAQSEESIKQAITATGHTVE; from the coding sequence ATGTCACTACAACTGAAGGTTCCGAGTATTGTCTGTGATGGCTGTGCAGAAACAATTACCAAAGCGGTTAAATCTGTGGATGCAGATGCTCAAGTTGATGTGGATGTCTCGGCTAAGACTGTTAAAGTGGAAGGCGCACAGTCTGAAGAGTCCATTAAACAAGCTATTACGGCTACTGGTCACACGGTAGAGTAG
- a CDS encoding type II toxin-antitoxin system VapC family toxin has translation MSYYPIFLVDTGILVAFFNRNDRYHAQVYPFMMNSTSIMLTTVACITESLHLLPRNPLVQNDLLLMVAQEIIAIEHLQPNDFTRIVELNLQYADLKPDFADLTLVTISERLDISAIATLDADFDIYRRYRKQPFDRVFRPS, from the coding sequence ATGAGCTATTATCCGATTTTTCTGGTAGATACGGGTATACTCGTTGCTTTCTTTAATCGGAACGATCGCTATCACGCTCAAGTCTATCCATTCATGATGAACTCTACCAGTATCATGTTGACAACGGTAGCTTGCATCACGGAATCTCTACACTTACTACCGCGAAATCCACTGGTACAAAATGACCTATTGCTCATGGTCGCACAGGAAATAATTGCGATCGAACACCTGCAACCAAACGATTTCACCCGTATCGTAGAATTAAATCTTCAGTATGCCGATCTGAAGCCAGACTTTGCCGATCTTACTTTGGTGACTATATCAGAAAGATTGGATATCAGCGCGATCGCCACATTAGATGCAGACTTCGACATCTACAGACGCTACCGCAAGCAGCCATTCGATCGCGTCTTTCGTCCCAGTTAA
- a CDS encoding alpha/beta fold hydrolase, with translation MFAQFLPQLVTQLTEATSIALAQNIQQQAIATPLSPEAIATTYVRQGSGEIPILLIHGFDSSVLEFRRLLPLLAAHHETWAVDLFGFGFTDRVAGVKITPDTIKTHLYYFWKTLIQKPVILVGASMGGAAAIDFTLTYPDAVQKLVLIDSAGVAGGSVMSKYMFPPLDRLATEFLKNPRIRHSISRAAYKNKTLASIDAQVCAALHLECSQWSQALIAFTKSGGYSSFKNRLNQIQPPTLILWGKDDRILGTTDASRFKRAIAQSQLIWIQDCGHVPHLEQPQMTAQHILEFVDSTLPCDQ, from the coding sequence ATGTTTGCCCAATTTCTTCCCCAGCTTGTCACGCAACTCACTGAAGCGACATCGATCGCATTAGCTCAGAATATACAGCAACAGGCGATCGCCACTCCATTATCTCCAGAAGCGATCGCAACGACCTACGTCAGACAAGGTAGTGGAGAAATCCCCATATTATTAATTCACGGTTTTGATAGTTCCGTGTTAGAGTTTCGTCGATTATTACCACTATTAGCAGCTCATCACGAAACTTGGGCAGTAGATTTATTCGGTTTTGGGTTTACCGACAGAGTTGCAGGAGTTAAGATTACTCCCGATACGATTAAGACTCATCTATATTATTTCTGGAAAACTCTGATTCAAAAGCCTGTAATTTTAGTGGGTGCGTCGATGGGAGGCGCAGCAGCCATAGATTTCACGCTGACATATCCAGATGCGGTGCAAAAGTTAGTCTTAATTGATAGTGCTGGAGTAGCTGGTGGTTCGGTGATGAGTAAATATATGTTTCCACCACTAGATCGTTTAGCGACTGAGTTTTTAAAAAATCCTAGAATCCGTCATAGTATTAGTCGTGCTGCTTATAAAAATAAGACACTTGCTTCCATTGACGCTCAAGTCTGCGCCGCACTGCATTTAGAATGTTCTCAGTGGAGTCAGGCGTTAATTGCTTTTACCAAGAGTGGTGGATATAGTTCCTTTAAAAACAGACTTAACCAAATCCAACCACCAACACTAATTTTATGGGGAAAAGACGATCGGATCTTGGGTACTACCGATGCTTCTAGATTTAAACGCGCGATCGCCCAAAGTCAACTGATTTGGATTCAAGATTGCGGACACGTTCCTCATCTAGAACAGCCACAAATGACAGCACAACACATTTTAGAATTTGTCGATTCTACTCTACCGTGTGACCAGTAG
- a CDS encoding type II toxin-antitoxin system PemK/MazF family toxin, translating into MVEVPARGTFIWLNFEPQSGREQMGRRPALVVSHTAFNRKRGFAFVCPISNTRRKNPFYIAIPEGLAVTGVIMCDQLRSLDYRIRNAEFLGECPISLLEEVLLRIQPIFL; encoded by the coding sequence GTGGTAGAAGTTCCAGCGCGAGGTACTTTCATTTGGCTGAATTTTGAACCGCAATCTGGACGCGAACAAATGGGTAGAAGACCTGCTTTAGTTGTTAGCCATACAGCTTTTAACCGCAAGCGTGGTTTTGCGTTCGTTTGTCCCATCAGTAATACTAGGCGGAAAAATCCTTTTTATATTGCGATTCCAGAAGGTTTAGCTGTAACTGGAGTCATCATGTGCGACCAATTGCGATCGCTAGATTACCGCATCAGAAATGCAGAGTTTTTAGGTGAATGTCCTATTTCCCTACTAGAAGAAGTCTTACTCCGAATTCAACCGATCTTCTTGTAG
- a CDS encoding AbrB/MazE/SpoVT family DNA-binding domain-containing protein yields MRSSIGKWGNSLGLRIPRHIVEELSLHPNDEVECRVEKGRLIVEVVHKRKYTLEELLSQEMEPEPEIDWGKPMGEEAW; encoded by the coding sequence ATGCGAAGTTCAATCGGTAAATGGGGAAATTCGCTGGGATTGAGGATACCCAGACATATTGTAGAAGAATTATCTCTGCATCCAAATGATGAAGTTGAGTGTCGCGTTGAAAAAGGTAGATTGATTGTTGAGGTCGTACACAAGCGCAAATACACCTTAGAGGAATTGCTTTCTCAAGAGATGGAACCCGAACCAGAAATCGACTGGGGTAAACCTATGGGTGAAGAAGCGTGGTAG
- a CDS encoding type II toxin-antitoxin system VapB family antitoxin: protein MRTNIELDDTLVEEAFRLTNVRTKKELLHLALQELIRSQKKKNLLDLAGKIEFYDDYDPKALRTNRHAAD from the coding sequence ATGCGAACAAATATCGAGCTTGACGATACATTAGTTGAAGAAGCCTTTCGACTTACCAACGTCCGTACTAAAAAGGAACTTTTGCATCTAGCGTTGCAAGAATTAATTCGCTCTCAGAAAAAGAAAAATCTACTCGATTTGGCTGGAAAAATTGAGTTTTACGACGATTACGATCCCAAAGCACTCAGAACAAATCGCCATGCTGCTGATTGA